In Paenibacillus guangzhouensis, a single window of DNA contains:
- a CDS encoding FtsW/RodA/SpoVE family cell cycle protein: protein MHKIKNLDTFTMIVMAGLVAIGTVAIYGATTETNLEGLQVSNIVMFAAFCVPMLALALLDYKVFVGKLSYILYGLGIVMLLLVKFTGENINGAVRWLSIGSFNLQPSEPAKIFTILLIAHLLSKREGEKLRVIQDLIPIGLVFLIPTILIMQQPDLGTSLVFVGVLLSMLWMGNIRLSYMILFVSSVIIVIGTILWLYYANFELLSKIVEPHQMSRIQTFLDPTSDPDKSWHVKNAMNAIGSGGMNGSDGAYLRKGFIPYAYSDSIFVVVGEEYGFIGASILLLLYFLLMYRLVQIVIQSRDLAGAYLVIGLIGMFVFQIFVNIGMHIGLVPLTGISLPFISYGGSSMLSNMMAIGLALSVKVHKHEIDLAVDITSK, encoded by the coding sequence ATGCATAAAATTAAGAATCTAGATACATTCACAATGATCGTTATGGCAGGTCTCGTCGCGATTGGAACAGTAGCCATTTATGGGGCAACGACAGAGACCAATTTAGAAGGCTTGCAAGTAAGTAATATTGTGATGTTCGCGGCTTTCTGCGTTCCGATGCTTGCGCTAGCCCTACTAGACTATAAGGTTTTCGTCGGTAAACTATCCTACATTCTCTACGGACTAGGCATCGTTATGCTTCTGTTGGTGAAATTTACTGGGGAGAATATCAACGGTGCTGTGCGTTGGTTAAGTATAGGGTCTTTCAACCTCCAGCCATCGGAACCAGCCAAAATATTTACAATCTTGTTAATTGCGCATTTATTAAGTAAGCGTGAGGGAGAGAAGCTCCGAGTGATTCAAGATTTGATCCCGATTGGTCTTGTATTCCTCATCCCAACGATCCTCATCATGCAGCAGCCGGATTTAGGGACATCACTCGTGTTCGTAGGTGTCCTCTTAAGTATGCTATGGATGGGGAACATCCGCTTATCTTATATGATATTGTTTGTCAGCAGCGTGATTATTGTCATCGGTACGATATTATGGCTCTATTATGCGAACTTCGAATTGTTATCCAAAATTGTGGAGCCGCATCAGATGTCGAGAATACAGACCTTCTTGGACCCAACCTCTGATCCAGACAAATCATGGCATGTTAAAAATGCGATGAATGCGATTGGGTCTGGCGGCATGAATGGCAGTGATGGCGCGTATTTGCGGAAAGGATTCATTCCCTACGCGTATTCCGATTCGATCTTTGTTGTAGTCGGTGAGGAATATGGGTTTATCGGTGCGTCGATCCTGCTGCTGCTCTATTTTCTACTCATGTATCGACTGGTTCAGATCGTCATACAGAGTAGAGATTTAGCTGGCGCTTATCTGGTCATTGGGTTAATTGGCATGTTTGTATTTCAAATTTTCGTCAACATTGGCATGCATATTGGTCTTGTTCCGTTAACTGGCATATCGCTGCCATTTATTAGCTATGGGGGCAGCTCCATGCTGAGTAATATGATGGCTATCGGGCTTGCGTTAAGTGTCAAAGTCCATAAGCATGAGATTGATCTGGCAGTAGATATTACATCAAAATGA
- the ftsW gene encoding putative lipid II flippase FtsW, translating into MSGTSRGRPDFLLLFVTMTLVGFGLLMIFSASAPIAMIKHNSPWHYASKQGIFALIGLFVMFFFMNIPYFWWKKAAPILLLCALFMLTLVLIFGTNINGARRWFVLGGFNLQPAEFTKLALIVYLSSMISRKEERIRDFKKGLFPLFITVGILLLLIMKQPDFGTVLILFCIAGTMIFIGGVNLRHIALLSLGLIPLFIYLAVSKSYRLVRIISFVNPIDHSQGAGYQLIQSLYALGHGHITGTGLGKSVQKLFYLPEAHTDFIFAVIGEEFGFLGSLVFLLVFFLFLWRGLKAALKCDNPLEMMLGMGIVIMIGIQFFLNIGAVTGSLPITGVPLPFISYGGSSLILCLASTGILLSISRDNHRRRLVSDERSTQNK; encoded by the coding sequence TTGAGCGGTACATCCAGAGGCCGCCCCGATTTTCTGCTTCTTTTCGTAACGATGACGCTTGTAGGATTCGGTTTGCTGATGATATTCAGCGCAAGCGCGCCAATCGCAATGATCAAACACAATAGTCCGTGGCACTATGCATCGAAGCAAGGCATATTTGCGCTCATCGGATTATTTGTGATGTTCTTTTTCATGAATATCCCTTATTTTTGGTGGAAAAAAGCAGCACCAATCCTGCTCTTGTGCGCTCTGTTCATGCTAACACTCGTCTTGATTTTCGGTACAAATATTAACGGCGCTAGACGCTGGTTCGTGCTTGGCGGGTTCAATCTACAGCCAGCAGAGTTCACGAAGCTTGCCTTAATCGTCTACTTGTCATCCATGATCAGCAGGAAAGAGGAACGTATACGTGATTTCAAAAAAGGGCTTTTCCCACTTTTCATAACGGTTGGCATCTTATTGTTACTTATCATGAAACAACCTGATTTTGGCACCGTGCTCATTTTATTCTGCATAGCGGGAACGATGATATTCATTGGTGGCGTTAATCTTCGTCATATTGCGCTACTAAGTCTAGGTTTAATCCCATTATTTATTTATCTGGCTGTGAGTAAGAGTTATCGTCTTGTCCGCATCATCTCATTCGTGAATCCAATCGATCATTCGCAAGGTGCGGGATATCAATTGATCCAATCGCTGTATGCGCTGGGTCATGGGCATATAACAGGGACTGGCCTTGGCAAAAGCGTGCAAAAATTATTTTATTTGCCGGAGGCACATACCGATTTTATATTCGCTGTGATCGGTGAAGAATTTGGGTTTTTGGGTTCATTAGTATTTCTCCTTGTCTTCTTTCTATTCCTCTGGCGTGGGCTCAAGGCGGCTCTGAAGTGTGACAATCCATTGGAGATGATGCTCGGTATGGGCATTGTCATCATGATAGGCATTCAATTCTTCCTTAATATTGGTGCTGTAACGGGGAGTCTGCCGATCACCGGAGTCCCGCTGCCTTTTATCAGTTATGGCGGTTCGTCCTTAATCTTGTGCTTGGCAAGTACAGGCATATTATTAAGTATTTCTAGGGATAACCATCGAAGACGTCTAGTAAGTGATGAACGTTCAACCCAGAACAAATAG
- a CDS encoding sensor histidine kinase, which translates to MNLSIQRRLVGSYLLVTCITVLILEIFLMVVVNYYYQHNVERILMNQGELSASFFQQYFADEDLAEQSERLLRGFAQNSGAQVQIISTSGELLQDSTGLPSSISMVSSQDVRDASQGIVGHWKGRDPVTEEPILAVSYPLVAQDNTVGIVRFATSLTETNRTVNQIMILLMVIGIIVIAMVALLSLFLSRTITKSVKDLKRAADRMTEGDFTARAHIRYRDELGSLAKTLNMMASKVVQNEKLKNDFISSVSHELRTPLTSIKGWVITLKSNGRGSNPLLHEGLDIIESESDRLTEMVDELLDFAKLDNGRLTLHRIPVQVSELLHQIGKQLAPRAERQKIAFEIEVHERLPGITADLNRLKQVMINLIDNALKFTEPYGRIRVEAEPAPGGILIRVQDTGAGIGEEELSNVFNKFYKVDQHASGSGLGLSISEQIVKLHHGEITMTSQLGEGTTVQIFLPSEVS; encoded by the coding sequence ATGAACTTGAGTATTCAGCGAAGATTAGTTGGCAGCTATCTCTTAGTAACATGTATTACCGTGCTGATCTTAGAAATTTTCCTCATGGTCGTGGTGAATTATTACTACCAACATAATGTCGAGCGGATTCTTATGAATCAAGGGGAACTATCCGCTTCTTTTTTTCAACAATATTTTGCAGATGAGGACCTCGCGGAGCAATCGGAGCGACTGTTACGTGGGTTCGCGCAAAATTCCGGTGCACAAGTCCAGATCATCTCGACTTCAGGGGAGCTTCTTCAAGACTCCACAGGATTACCGAGTTCTATATCCATGGTCTCATCTCAAGATGTACGAGACGCATCGCAAGGCATCGTCGGTCATTGGAAGGGTAGAGATCCTGTTACGGAGGAACCCATCCTGGCTGTCTCATACCCCCTCGTTGCTCAGGATAACACCGTTGGCATCGTGCGATTCGCCACTTCTTTGACTGAGACGAATCGTACTGTGAACCAGATCATGATCCTTCTTATGGTCATCGGAATCATCGTCATTGCTATGGTAGCGCTGCTTAGCTTGTTCTTGTCGCGTACAATTACGAAGTCCGTCAAAGATCTGAAACGCGCGGCGGATCGCATGACTGAAGGGGATTTCACAGCAAGAGCGCATATACGATATCGCGATGAACTGGGTTCGCTTGCGAAGACACTGAATATGATGGCCTCCAAAGTCGTTCAGAATGAGAAACTCAAAAATGATTTCATATCCTCCGTATCCCATGAGCTAAGAACGCCTCTAACCTCGATCAAAGGTTGGGTCATTACGCTGAAATCCAATGGTAGAGGGAGTAATCCGCTCCTTCATGAAGGCCTTGATATTATTGAATCGGAAAGTGATCGGTTAACGGAAATGGTCGACGAATTGCTGGATTTTGCAAAATTGGACAACGGTAGACTGACGCTTCATCGGATCCCTGTTCAAGTATCTGAATTGTTACACCAAATCGGAAAGCAGCTTGCTCCAAGGGCTGAACGACAGAAGATAGCGTTCGAGATCGAAGTTCATGAGCGATTACCGGGTATCACAGCAGATCTGAATCGGTTGAAGCAGGTGATGATTAATCTGATTGATAATGCGCTCAAATTTACGGAGCCCTATGGACGTATACGCGTTGAGGCAGAGCCCGCGCCGGGAGGCATCCTCATTCGCGTTCAAGATACGGGGGCGGGAATCGGGGAAGAGGAATTGTCGAATGTATTCAATAAGTTCTATAAAGTTGATCAGCATGCATCCGGTAGCGGTCTCGGACTATCGATATCGGAACAAATTGTTAAGTTGCATCACGGAGAAATAACGATGACGAGTCAATTGGGTGAAGGCACAACCGTTCAAATCTTCTTGCCTTCCGAAGTCTCTTGA